The genomic stretch GGCCTGAGAGGTACATGATCTTGCGCGGCATCGGCTCCGCCGTCGAGTACCTCCACAGCAGCGACGACAACCCCATCCTGCACCGCGACATCAAGCCCAGCAACGTGATGCTCGACGGCGACGAGCTCGTGGCCAAGCTCGGCGACTTCGGGCTCGTCCACCCCGGGCAGGGCTCGTCGCTCAGGGACACCGTCATGATCGGGACCAGGATGTACATGGATCCCGTATGCATGAGCAGCAACACGGTGAGCACGGCGTCCGACATGACATGTACAGCTTCGGAGTGCTGCTGTTGGAGGTCGCCACCGGCCTGAAGCCGGCCGAGGTGGTGGTGCAGCAGCAGGGCGCAGGAGGCCTCCTCTCCAACACCCTCATCTCCGCCGTGCAGGAATCATACGCCAAGGGTGAACTACTCCAGATGGCCGACGAGCGGCTCAACGGCGACTTCGACGAGAGGCAGATGGAGCGTGTGCTGCTCGTTGGACTCTTGTGTGTCCAACAGCTAGCACCGCCGAGACCGTCCGGAAATAAGAACTGCCGTCAACTTACTGTCCGATCTCAACTATCCGGTTCCTCAATTTCGTTCCCCCTGATCTTTCCTATAACAGCTTGGGGCTGGGAGACAATATGATTTCCAATTTCTTTAAGCGTGGCATATGTATCCATATATATTTGCACGAATTTGGATTGTGTATACGTTCATGTAATTTGTCATGTTTTGTAGCCTTTTTTTTTTCGTGTATATATCTAAGATCTTATGGTGACATTCATTTGAATTGTTTCTACTATCTATACCATAATATTTGTCCTGGTAGTGTttatgagttttattttgaattaTGTTATGTTAATCTTAATTATAGAATTCATAAGATGTTTCACATTGTACTGGATTGTTCgcatagtattattttttagatgATCTATGTTGTATTCTGATTTTCTTAAAAGTATTCTTGTTGTACTCTCTTTGTCTCGAAATAATTGCATCTCTTGTTTTCGAGAAGTCAATCTTTTTTCCGATTTAATAGATTTATCAAAAATTTATCAATATCCTCTTAAACATGTTTGTCATGAAAAAACCACGCATGCATCTTGGGCCAAACTATCAAATATGGCAACTTTGGTAATATAACCAACGTGATTTTGcctaaattttttaaataataaAATTTAATTAAATATCTAAAACATctataactgatttgttaataaAAAGAACATGAAACCGGTATCAAATTTTCCCTAAAAATGTAAACTATGTACTGTCTTCGTCTGGAAAAACATGCAATTCTAGCATAGTGTCATGTTTTAGTATCTTAAGTttgattaaatatagataaaaaatatcaaTATCCATGTTATCGAGCaaatattagattaattatgaaatatattttcttaATAAATTATTTTGGAGTCATAAATGTGGATAGTATTCACtaaaaacttggtcaaatgtaaACTAAATTTGCCGGTACGCAACCCGTTGTTGCATGTTTacttggagagagagagaatgagAGTACTTGTGCTCTATTTCAAGTTGATTGGATTTTGCTTGTTCGTGTTGCTAGTTTGTTTGTGTTCATAGTTGCAATCATTGTTTATTTAAACTATTGCAACAATACAAGAGGTAATCTCCAAACGGTAAATATTTAACCTTAGTTGGTCATGTTAGATGTGGCAATGCATGCAAATCAGAGCTCATTTTACCCCTAGAACTTGAAACAAAGTTGATGCTCCCCGCTAATGACAAATATATACCAATTTTATTCCCCACCAAAGGAGGAAACCCATCTGGCCGCCTTGTTCCTTTAGCTGATAAGCAATGATAGTTCGTTGATTtgatgtgagagaaaaatactactgaACAACTGACAAATTCGACTGATAAGTTGAAGCGAACAActcaattgatgacaacccagtAGTTTCAACGGAATTACCATGTCAAGAGCTTGTATCAAAAGCGAATGAGAATCTAGCAGTTGCAGCGGAATCACCACGTCAGTCCAACGCAAATGGGGATCAAGTTGCCAGTTAATTAAACACaatcttttcctttcaatttcttataaatagaaaaggattTTTTGGATCTAACCAAGACCAGGTCTCCTACTGCATTTGAAAAATTAGTTTTCTAATTTGTGGATTTCTTTTTTCAAAATATTGCTAGTAGCCCCTCTAACATGGCACCACATCAGCAAAACCACACaagatataaaagataaatggTTTTAAAACTAGAGTGAATAAACAAGAAATAGTTCAGtttttttatagaaatgtatagTTCAGACTTCAGAGAGCAAAATCGGACCATGCCGATAGCTAAGGAGGTAAATTGAATTTTCTTCCCAAGCACTACGAGAtacacacttttttttttttgatcagTACGAGATACACACTTGCTTTAAGCCCAACGTGACCGCCTTACTGGGCCCGAAGTTAAAAAACCCATTGTGAGGCACAGCTTAACAAGGGGCCCATTGACATGGCACCTTGGGCCTAAATAAAACGGGAGCACAAGCACATGACACGAGGCAGTTTTGGCGGGCAGGCGGGCGGGATGTGGAAGTTCGGCGAGGGGAAAATTTGGCTCGCGTCGGCGAGGGCTGCAAGTCCCGTCCCGTCCCCAAATTTTTGAACCGCCGGCAGGTCGCGCCCCGCCGCCGCATGAATTTGCCATTTTCGCTTGCCGCCCAAGGTGCAGGCTTCAGCGGCACTCCCTGCCCTGTGGTCCCCTCGCCCATGTCCAGTTACCATTCGGCCCCCGTGCGTTGTTGAAGATTTTCCTTTCCCCTGAACGACGCGCCCCCCTAGTTTGTGTGTTTGGCAAAAGGGAAAAaacaaggtcttgtttagtttctgaaaaattttataaaattttttagattttccgtcacatcgaatctttagatgtatgcatggagtattaaatatagatgaaaattaaaactaacttcacagtttggtcggaattgacgagacaaatcttttgagcctagttagtccataattgaataatatttgtcaaatacaaacgaaaatgctactattcctattttgcaaaactttttggaagtaaacaaggcacaACTATTGAAACGCCGTCTGGGTTCTCACCTACAGTATCAAAACGTAGCGTGTCTTTTTTACCGACAACTCTGTACCGGCAATAGCGAATCCGAGGGCTCTGGACGAGCACGACGAATGCATACAGCACACGTGTTGTGTTCGCAAGAAACTGCGAGTTCGTAGGGGATTTGGAAGTTGCTACTGGCAGCCGGCAGTAGTTTCCTTTCACCACGAGCCAAAACCAGCAGACGAAAtggatctattgttctattctAAACACAGGATGACAAGGGCAAAACGGTAAAACTGGAAACCGCGCGCGAAAAGCAGGCGGTTCCGGCGGGACTTGGCGCGCGAGGGCGGGATCCGATCCAATCCAAGGCCTTGTTGACttcacccaaaaagcaaaaagttttcaagattctccgtcatatcgaatcctgtggcacatgcatgaagcactaaatatagacgaaatcaaaaactaattacacagtttaactggaaatcgcgaaacaaatcttttgatcctagttagtctataattgaataatatttgtcacaaacaaacgaaagtgctacagtaccgaaatgcaaaatcttttcggaactaaacaaggcccaatccaatccgcccccgcccccgcgcgAGATCCATCCTGTCCCGATCCCATCGCGTCACACGTCACCCTGCCATTTATCAGGCGCGTGCGCCGAGCGGAGAGCCGGTCCGGAACGCTCACACGCGCACTCCCACGCGGCCCCGCCCCCAGCTCGCtctcctcccctgctgcgtgCCCCCGCCCCGCTCCGTCCGCGTCCGCCCCGCTCCGCCTCCCAAAAATTTCCCCCCTTTTCGTCCTCCCCACGGCCCCCCCGCACCACGCCCGCGGGCCTCTGCCTAAAACCCTAGCCGGCTAATCCAATCCTCCGTCCCGTTCCCGCCCATGGCCTCCGCCGACGCCGCCAAGCCCGCGTCCCCGCCTGCCGCGGATCCGCCCGCCGACGACCCCATGGACGCCGACCCCGCGCCCCCCGcggtggaggagaaggagaaggaggaggccACGCCGCAGAAGCAGCCGGAGAAGAAGCGGGGCGGGCGGAGGAAGAAGGGCGAGGCCGCCGCGGCCGAGAAGAAGACGCCGCCGTCCAAGAAGTCGGCCGGCCCCACGGTCGAGCGCCCGTCCAGGGAGAGGAAGACCGTCGAGAGGTACGCGGAGCTCGCGCCGCGCGCCACGCCCGCTAAGAAGTCCCCCGCTATTGTCCAGGTGAGCCGtctcgtctctctctctctctctctctctctctccccctcccTCCCGCTCGTGCGTGTCGCGCCCGCTCCTGATCTGTTGTTTTCCCCGCGGCGTCCGTCCCAGCTGCTGTCGTACTTACTAGCTTGCTAAAAATAGCTACTTTCATTTGATGTTTTTGCCTCTTGGGATGGAACACGCCCTTTTCCATGCTACCATTACTGCCGTCTGTGTTTCTGATTTGGAGGTCTGTTCAATTGTTactcatctttttttttgtccGCTTTTGTGCTGCAGGGCTCTGGAACGAAGCTCAAGGACATACCCAATGGTAAGCTCGGCCTCTTCAAATATGTTCCACTGTTTTCGTCTCACTGGAATGGATGTTATCTGTTTGCTAGTGGCATTTCATTATTCATTGAGTGTTGACTGACTCTACAAGATCTATGTAGCCATGTAACGTGATGTCTTGCCAAGTTAATGCTCTGTCCATTCCGCTCAGGGGTCGAAATAATTTAGGAGAAAAAAAACAGGCCATTCTCCCGAGAGACCAGTTTGCCCTGTTTTTGATGAACTGGTAGAGTTTTGTAGAATATAAAACTGGTTCTGATAGGTATCTGCTGCTGAAGCCAAAGCTATGGAGTTTGGGGATGGACTCCCTAACGAGATGAATTTAAACTGTAATATTCTTGTCCAACGTGTTCACCTgctaaacagtgacatatacaAGTCCAGCATGGCTTTTTAGGCTTCATAGTTTATAGGTGACTGGCTCTTGCTTTAGGAATTTAAACTGATGTGTGTGGTGTTGGTACAATGCAAAAGAATCAATAACTTGCAATACATTTCACAAGCTTATTCCCATAGGCTGTAATGGACAATGTGCTGCTCTGCCCAGCATGATAAGTTCCTTAGGGCATCACCTGCAGTGAGTCAATGCATGAGAGTCAGCCACGTGCGCTTCCAAGCGAGTTGATCCTTGTACTGAACTTAGCTATGTGGGACCCAtgtgcaaaaaaaaatattgctgACGTATGCAGCCGTTACTTCCCATtgccaaattaaaaaaaaaacagttccTGCTTGCCTTTTCCCATCCCTTTTCCTAACAAGGAGAAGCTAGCGGTTCTGCTTTTCTTATTTTAATTGGCACAGTTTGACTCTTGAAGATGAGTCAATTCATTCTGTCTCTTCCAAAGAATCACTTTTTCAGTGAGGATGAATCAATTCATCAGCTCCATGTTGGACCATGCACTGGACACTGGAGAAACCCTTATTAAAACTTAAATATGACAGAAATAAATATTAGACTGGTACTAACTATTCAATAAAGATGACGTTTAACATCGCAAGTAGTTTGTGAGTACCAATTATGTTGGTATTCTTGTGTAACTATTTTTACAGTTCTGTTGCTTCTTATTATAAAAAACTTTTTACAATTCTGTCATTTTGAAAAGATTGTTGCGCAACTTTGGACTGCTCTATTCTACATGTTGATTGAATTGTCTCAGTATCATGATCACTGACTTTCCTGTTTGGTGAAAAATTATGTTGATATTCTGGACAAAAAAGGCGAAAAGAGAAAATTGCATTGAATAACAGGAAACATTTTATGAGCAGATCATGCCTTTTGATTAGTGCTTTATTATCTGTTAGATTCTTAATCTGTATTCTTGTACGTGTAATACCAGTTTCATTCAAACTATCAAAGAGAAAGGTTGATGAGAATCTCCAGAGCCTTCATACTGTATTGTATGGGAGAAAATCAAATGTAAGGCTTCCACAAGTCTTTTGTAGCTTGAGTATGGTTTATTTCATCTACTTTGTTAAACTGTGTTGATTCTCTGCAGAACCATTTCTTGAAGAGAAACATATCTCAATTTTCTGGGTTTGTTTGGACAGAcaatcaagtaagttttttccATGACAACCATATTATGTAAAAGAAGTTTTTCCCCATGTTATGTGCTTAGCTCTATTATTAGTGGATCACCTGTGTTAATAGTCACTGCTTGTTGTAATACTGTATACTGTACTAGCCTAATGCCTATAATGATACCGCATATAATGCTTTAAGCAGCGTCAAGTTTTATTTCTTATAGGTTAAGTTGTGGTTATCTCATGTATATATCCTGTACTAATCCAATCATAGAAATCTTGTCAGCTTTGTTATACTATTTGAATTGcctgacctttttttttttgcaactaTGCTTGGATTATTTAGGCTTTGTGTGTTGTTGGTCATGTTTGCCCTGCCTGTGTTATGTTCATCAGGAAAAGCAGAGGAACAAAATAAAGGAAAAGCTTGAGAAATTTAACAAGGAGAAGTTGCTAGATTTTTGTGAAGTACTGGACATTAATGTAAAAGTAACTACAAAGAAGGTTAGTTGGCTGAGCTGAGCTTTGTTTATTCATGAGCAGTGGGATCTTTATTAATGGTCGGTGTTTTGCTGAAATTCAGGAAGAAGTTTCTGCCAAGCTCTTAGAGTTTTTGGAGTCTCCTTGTGTTACCAGGGATGTTGTTCTCACTGATAAAAAGGTACAACTTTTGGAATTGCTATGCATAAAATACTCTCTGGTCATAGACCTATTTTTTTCTTGGCCTGGGGCCATCTAAAGCAATGTGATTGGCTGGTTATGGCACTTAAGGGCAGTGCTGTACGCTTAGCAGTACTCCACTTATTAGCTGAGCTTGGCACCATGAACTGAATTGTCTGCCATTGCAGAAGGGGAAGAAACGTGGAAGGAAATCTAAGGCAACTTCTGAAGGTGCTTCTGCAGAGAAGGTAATAATATCTGGTGCTGGGTGCAGCTAAAACTTTTCCTTTCCTGTGCCCTGTCAAATCCGAAACAATCATTTATCTTTAGCGTATTGGTCTGTGCCTTGAAGCCAGGTGCTTTGATTCTACAAAATCACACAATCTGTCTCCCTATTCCATTTTTGCTAAGTATTGTTTATTTGATTTTTCTACAAAATGAACCAAGAAAGTTATTGATGCATGTCTAAGAAAATGTAGACCTGGTGTACTGAGTCGTGTATTTAGGTATTAAGAAGTAGCTATTTCAAATGGCTATTTAAAAAGTCGTATATAGCTCATTGAATTGGCTTTAAGGATATTAAGAAATAGCTGTTTGAGTAAACAGATATGGCTGATTGAGTTGCCTATTTAGGTATCAAGAAATAGCCATTTGAAAAGGCTATGTAAACATGTAACTGACTGAGTTGTCTATTTTAGGTATCAATAAATAGATATCAAAATGCTATATAGCTGATTGAATTGGTTGTTTATGTGTCAAATATAGCTGTTTAAAAGCCATCTGGGGTTGTAATAATATGATACGTTGTGCTGGTTTTGGATGCTTTGTGCTGCGATGAACGCTTTACGTTGTGGGTTAATGCTTTCTGGTGTCGTAGTTCGGGTTGCGCCAATTGGATGAAACCTTTCTGTTCAGTCAAACGTGGCCTTTTGCGGTTTGTTTTAGTTTGCTTTTTCTTAGTTACAAACTCTTGTAATCTCGTTGCTATCAAGTAATGAAATTTGGCTTTGCTGTGGTGAAAAAAAGTCGCCTCCTATTGCCTAGAGTGAAGCATAGATTGAATGACATATCAACAGATGTAATTGCATAATTTTGCAAGAATAAATAATAAAGAAAGAGGAATGTCTTGACAGCCCACTCAGATCTGGGAGGAATACAGGAAGTTGACTAGCCCATCTAAACACCATAACACCCGTTGATGTCCTGCTCCTGTGCCTCTACCTACTACCTCCATTTTGCAGCAGCCAATCGTTGTTCTCACGCAGCTGCACTGCCCCCCTCCCTTGAACCATTTTGCCACTCTAACCTTGTCTCTTGTTTTCTTCAACATTCATGGGTTCTGACAGTTCACCCTGTGTTTAATTGGATGGCCATGGCCTATATAATGCGTTAGGGCTCTGCCTTGCGCTTAAGAGCACCTAGGTGAATGTttacttttgtttccttgaacaCGGGTGTCTTTTTTCCCCCCTATACTGAGGGTACTGCTGCCTCTTTTCTTGAACTGTCGCCCAACAATTGACTATGTACACTTTGAGCTCTCCTTTTTTAGTACTCTAGTTATTTCTTACTGTCTAGATAATAAATTAACATACACGGGCAATATCTATACTTTTGTCACAGCATTCCTTTTTTACTGATATTAATGGAATCCTGGCATCTGCTTGTCTTATTGAACAGAAAAGGAAAAGAGTCCAGAAACAAGCAGCTGAAGATGGTAAAGAGAATGATGATGCGGATGATGCTGATCCTGCTGGTTCTGAGGATGCATCAACAGGAGAGGAAGCTGATGGGGATTCTGAGGCAAATGATCATGCTGTGAGTGATGATGAACTTGATGAGCCTCCAGCAAAGAAGAAGTCTACAGATGCTAAACAGGTTAAGAAAGAAACAGGTTCTGATGCAAAGGAAAAGGATACACCAGGAAAAAAGGGTTCTACGAAACCTGCAAAAGGTGCATCAAAGGCTTCTCAAAACAGTAAAAATGAGCCTGATGCAGAGGTAAAAAAGGTGGGCAAGAGAGCAAAGAGTTCAAAAGAAAGTGTTGTGTCACCAGATTCTAATAAGTCAAACAAGAAGGTTTCTAAATCCAAAAAGGACGATGGAAAAGAATCCCAAAACAATAAAGCTGCCAGGTCATCCAATAAGAATAAAGGTATAAGTTTGGTAATGCTTACTACATGCAGTGTCTATTGATTGGTATTGTTTTGGTCCATACACATACCAATCTGATTATTTCTGATTATTGCTATCCTAGTGCCGCTTTGAGTTCATTTGCGCTGGTTAATTTAAGACTGCAAGTTTTTTCCTTCTATACATTATACGAAAATTGGTTTCAGTTAAAAGGCTTGTGACCTGTGATCATACATTAGTAATTTTGAGATGACATATACATGAGTTTTCATACCTTGCTTGACTGCCAATGATTAGTTTTTCGAGATGACATACATGAGTTTGCATACTTTGCTTGACCGCCATAGCCCTAATAAGCTATTTTCTGTCTATGTTCTGCAGGAAAAGGCAAGGGTGGTGCAGCTGCTGGGACTGCCCCAACCACTGAACAGCTTCATGCTGTTGTTAGCAGCATTTTGAAGGAAGTTGACTTCAACACAGTAAGCAATTGATTATGTTTTGAACATGGTCCACAGTAAGCAATTGTGCTTTGTATTCTGACTGGTTATGTTTTTTTATGTAGGCAACTTTGGCTGATATTCTCAGACAATTAGGTACCTTTTTATGCTGCTTAAATTTCATTGAATTAgataaatgaaaaaaattgttGATAGACCAACTCAAACCTTAGTTTTCTAACAGACGAGTGTACTGACACGTTTGTTTCTTTTGTTAAACCCAGGGACCCATTTTGAAATGGACCTCATGGACCGAAAAGCAGAAGTGAAGCGCATCATAGAAGAGGTAATAAATAGTATGTCTgatgatgaaggtgaggaagatTCAGAAGATGAAGCAGAAGATAATGGTAAGGTGGAGAAGTCAAAGAGTGATCCCGATGGAGGTGAAGAGAAGTGATTCTGTGGACCGGATGTGCCATGTTGAGATCAGTCTCTTGTTAATCTGTGGTTTAGATTGAACTTGGACTATTTTCATGCCAGTTCTCCTGTTTGGAGGTTTGGCTCTGTACAATTGGGGCACCGCAAGACAGCCGGTGACCTGGGTACTGGTTACAAGATTGTTAACCATTTCACAGCCATACACACCTAGTTGTGCTTGACTTGGTAGTGAATGTAGTCTAGTCGCTGGTCATGTACGATAGCTTTGCGATTAATAGTTTGGTTGCTTAGGTAGCTAGCCTGACTGTAATATGCAGAATAATTCTTGGCTTGTTTCATCCATTTATCATGTAAAACTCTGTATCTGAGTCCTGAATCGTTCCCGCTCATTGTATTTCTTATTTACCTTGCCATAGCAATGTAAGCAGTGTGTTTCTATGATATGTGAGCATTTTTGTTGGGTCCTTTTTTTGTGTGTGATCTTATGCGTTTTCAAGTCCTCGTCTCATGAGTTCAGACGCTTCAGTTCGCCATGTGTGCACTGCTGCTGTTTGGTGTTTTTTGAGGGAAGCACGTATGCCATCTGCAAGATCAGATGAGCTGCTGGTGGATGGTCCGTAGATGAGATACTTCTGAATTCTGATGATAGTAATGACCATTGGCCACAGCTGCAGTCACAGTCTATGCATCTATTATTCTTTTTttgtcaggccttgtttagtttgcaaaaaaaattataatttttttttcatattcttcatcacatcgaatcttacggaaCATGCATagatcattaaatatatataaaaaataactaattacacagtttgtcaatAAACTTGATGCTCTCTGAAATCTAGAATACCATGTTAGTTGGTCTACCGACATGGCATGGCTAATTCGTCCGGTTTTCTGACGCTGTTGTTGTGCCTGCTTGCCATTTCCCCTATCAACCTTTCATGTTTCTGCACAACATTATACGATACGACCATGTTAGTCACTAGTCAGTGCCCTTAAACCGTTTGGCCACGATCATTGGAATACGGTACGACGCTGCATTGGACAGGCCGTCCCGATTCTCACCTGCTTGGAGAACTACTGCGGGCATTGCATGCTGGTTGCGTTCCTCGGCTCACTCAATCCAAATGTCCTAACCACCTTGCCCGTGCACACGCACAAGAAACCTCTCTTCTTATACGCCTTCTCCCTCGATCTGCTCCTCTACAAGTTCTTGCACGCTGTAGTCGTCCAGGTCCAGATCCGATCCGTTGCTGCTCCGACTCCGACAATATGGTAATATTGTTCATTCATTCATCCAGTTTGCCGCTCGTCATGTtcgtcaccgtttctgacacgGTGGAGCTACCATGCGTGCGTACGGTTTTCCTGCACTGCAGGGCGTGTTCGAGCTGCGCATCGAGCAGCAGGGGGAGCCGTCGCTGGTACCACCGGCGGAGGAGACGCCAACCGGCCTCTACTACCTCTCCAACCTGGACCAGAACATCGCCGTCATCGTGCAGACCGTGTACTGCTTCAGGGCGGCTGACGACGGCGGCGCCTGCGACGTGCTGAGGGAGTCGCTGGCGAAGGTGCTCGTCCACTACTACCCGCTCGCTGGGCGGCTGGCGATCTCAGACGATGGGAAACTGGTCGTGGACTGCACCGGCGACGGCGCCGTGTTCGTGGAGGCCGAGGCGGACTGCGCCATGGCGGACATCGGCGACGTCACCGACCCCGACCCCTCCGTCCTCGGCAGGCTCGTGTACAGCGTCCCCGGCGCCAAGAACATACTCGAGATGCCGCTGCTTGCAGCCCAGGTGACCAAGTTCAAGTGTGGCGGCTTCGTGCTGGGGCTGGCCATCAACCACTGCATGTTCGACGGCGTCGGCGCCATGCAGTTCGTCAACTCGTGGGGCGAGACGGCGCGCGGCCTCCCGCTGTCGCTCCCGCCGGCACTCGACCGCGCCGTCCTCCGCGCGCGCGACCCGCCGCAGGTCGACTTCCCGCACCACGAGTTCACGcagatcaccgacgacgacgacgacgacgacggggaggacgaggaggacCCACTCCTGCACCGCTCGTTCCGGTTCACGCCGGCGTCCATCGCGCGCCTCAAGGCGGCGGTGGGGGCGCTGGAGGAGGGCCGGCGCGCGTGCACCACGTTCGAGGCGCTGGCCGGGTTCGTGTGgagcgcgcgcacgcgggcgctGGGGATGCGCCCGTCGCGCCGGAGCAAGCTGCTGTTCGCGGTGGACGGGCGGCCGAGGTTCTCGCCGCCGCTCCCCGCGGGGTACTTCGGCAACGCCATCGTGCTGACCAGCGCGGCGTGCCCCGCGGGGGAGCTGGCGTCGTCGCTGCCGCGCGCCGTGCGGCTGGTgcgcggcgccgcggcggccgtGACGGACGTCTACATGCGGTCCGCGGTGGACTACTTCGAGGCGACGCGCGCGCGGCCGTCGCTGGCGTCGACACTGCTCATCACGGCATGGTCTAGGCTGCCGTTCCGCGCGGCCGACTTCGGCTGGGGCTCGCCCGCCGCGTGCGGCCCTGCAGCGCTCCCCGAGAAGGAGGTGGCGCTGTTCCTGTCGTGCGGGGAGGAGGGAGGCGGCGGCGTCCGCGTCCTGCTCGGGCTGCCGCCCGCGGCCATGGCCGAGTTCCAGCGGCTCGTGGAGGAGGTCACCGCGGCCTGAAGGACGACAAGATGACGAATCCGCATGTATACGCCACTGCTGCGTGtcatttgtgtgtgtgtgtgtgtgttttt from Sorghum bicolor cultivar BTx623 chromosome 3, Sorghum_bicolor_NCBIv3, whole genome shotgun sequence encodes the following:
- the LOC8079820 gene encoding protein DEK, coding for MASADAAKPASPPAADPPADDPMDADPAPPAVEEKEKEEATPQKQPEKKRGGRRKKGEAAAAEKKTPPSKKSAGPTVERPSRERKTVERYAELAPRATPAKKSPAIVQGSGTKLKDIPNVSFKLSKRKVDENLQSLHTVLYGRKSNNHFLKRNISQFSGFVWTDNQEKQRNKIKEKLEKFNKEKLLDFCEVLDINVKVTTKKEEVSAKLLEFLESPCVTRDVVLTDKKKGKKRGRKSKATSEGASAEKKRKRVQKQAAEDGKENDDADDADPAGSEDASTGEEADGDSEANDHAVSDDELDEPPAKKKSTDAKQVKKETGSDAKEKDTPGKKGSTKPAKGASKASQNSKNEPDAEVKKVGKRAKSSKESVVSPDSNKSNKKVSKSKKDDGKESQNNKAARSSNKNKGKGKGGAAAGTAPTTEQLHAVVSSILKEVDFNTATLADILRQLGTHFEMDLMDRKAEVKRIIEEVINSMSDDEGEEDSEDEAEDNGKVEKSKSDPDGGEEK
- the LOC8059378 gene encoding omega-hydroxypalmitate O-feruloyl transferase codes for the protein MGVFELRIEQQGEPSLVPPAEETPTGLYYLSNLDQNIAVIVQTVYCFRAADDGGACDVLRESLAKVLVHYYPLAGRLAISDDGKLVVDCTGDGAVFVEAEADCAMADIGDVTDPDPSVLGRLVYSVPGAKNILEMPLLAAQVTKFKCGGFVLGLAINHCMFDGVGAMQFVNSWGETARGLPLSLPPALDRAVLRARDPPQVDFPHHEFTQITDDDDDDDGEDEEDPLLHRSFRFTPASIARLKAAVGALEEGRRACTTFEALAGFVWSARTRALGMRPSRRSKLLFAVDGRPRFSPPLPAGYFGNAIVLTSAACPAGELASSLPRAVRLVRGAAAAVTDVYMRSAVDYFEATRARPSLASTLLITAWSRLPFRAADFGWGSPAACGPAALPEKEVALFLSCGEEGGGGVRVLLGLPPAAMAEFQRLVEEVTAA